The Arachis ipaensis cultivar K30076 chromosome B07, Araip1.1, whole genome shotgun sequence genome includes a window with the following:
- the LOC110264761 gene encoding uncharacterized protein LOC110264761, producing the protein MIGRANIEGSKSNVAMNAWLPQASYPCGNFSDTSSFKFRRSKGSLGHAFTVCIRTGNQNQTSFYPSVPHEISVLVELILGHLRYLLTDVPPQPNSSLDNVFRPDRPTEASLGSKKRGNAPAPIHGISKITLKVVVFHFRRFRLPLILHLSSHFTKSD; encoded by the coding sequence ATGATAGGAAGAGCCAACATCGAAGGTTCAAAAAGCAATGTCGCTATGAATGCTTGGCTGCCACAAGCCAGTTATCCCTGTGGTAACTTTTCTGACACCTCTAGCTTCAAATTCCGAAGGTCTAAAGGATCGTTAGGCCACGCTTTCACGGTTTGTATTCGTACTGGAAATCAGAATCAAACGAGCTTTTACCCTTCTGTTCCACACGAGATTTCTGTTCTCGTTGAGCTCATCTTAGGACACCTGCGTTATCTTTTAACAGATGTGCCGCCCCAGCCAAACTCCTCACTTGACAATGTCTTCCGCCCGGATCGACCGACCGAAGCCAGCCTTGGATCCAAAAAGAGGGGCAATGCCCCGGCTCCGATTCACGGAATAAGTAAAATAACGTTAAAAGTAGTGGTATTTCACTTTCGCCGTTTCCGGCTCCCACTTATCCTACACCTCTCAAGTCATTTCACAAAGTCGGACTAG